The Geoalkalibacter subterraneus genome contains the following window.
CATCACGATCATGAGGGCAATGCCTTTATCTTCCTCAAAGGGGCGCCGGAGCGCGTGCTGGAGCTGTGCCGCCGGCAGCGACAGGGTGATGAAGAGGTGGAGCTTGATGAGGATCTCTGGCGCGATGCTGCCGAGAAGCTTGCCGGTAACGGCCGGCGAGTTCTGGCTCTGGCCTGGCGGCAGACCGATTCCGATCGGCACGATCTCGCCTTTGATGACATCAGCGAGTTTACCCTGCTGGGGCTGGTGGGAATTACCGATCCACCGCGCCCGGAGGCAATTGAGGCAGTCAAACGCTGTCGCACGGCAGGCATCGGCGTGAAGATGATTACCGGCGACCACGCCCGCACCGCCTTGGCCATCGGCCGGGATATGGGGATCGGCGATGGCGAGCGGGTCGTGACGGGCGCCGAAATCGAGGATGCCGCCGACGAGCGTTTATCCGAATGGGTGCGCGAGGTTGATGTATTTGCCCGCACCAGTCCTGAGCACAAACTGCGTCTGGTGCGCGCCCTGCAGGCGAACGGCGAGATCTCCGCCATGACCGGAGACGGCGTCAACGACGCCCCCGCCCTCAAGCGCGCCGACGTGGGGGTGGCCATGGGGATCAAGGGCACCGAGGTTTCCAAGGAGGCCTCTGAGATGGTTCTTGCCGATGACAACTTCGCCTCCATTGTCGACGCCGTGGAGGAGGGGCGCACGGTTTACGACAATATTCGCAAGTCCATCACCTTCATTCTGCCCACCAACGGCGGCGAGGCTTTTGTGCTGCTGGCGGCGATCGCCCTTGGACGGGTGATGCCGATTACGCCGGTGCAGATCCTGTGGATCAACATGATCACGGCGGTCACCCTGGCTTTGTCGCTGGCCTTCGAGCCGCCGGAGAAGGATATCATGACGCGTCCTCCCCGTCCGCCGAAGGAGCCGATCCTTTCCCTGTTTCTGGGGTGGCGTATCCTGTACGTCTCCCTGATCCTGCTGGCGGGCACTTTCGGGCTGTACATCTACGAGCGCGAAACCGGGGCCGATATCGAAGTGGCGCGCACCGTGGCGGTCAACACCCTGGTCATGTTTGAAGCTTTCTACCTGCTCAACTGCCGCTACCTGCACCGCAGCGTCGTGTCGCGGGAAGGGCTGCTGGGCAACCGACTGGCGCTCTATGCCATCGGGCTGGTCGTTGTTTTTCAGTTGCTGTTCACCTATGCGCCGCCGCTGCAGTTTCTGTTTTCGACGGCACCTCTGGACGGCGCCGCCTGGCTGAGGGTCGTGCTGATCGCCTCGACGGTATTTTTCCTGGTTGAGCTGGAGAAGGTCTTGTTCAAGGGGTTGCACCGCGAGGCGCGTGGGCTTGAACCGCGCAGGGAGGGGGAAGCATGATTCTTTTTTGTCGGGCGGCTTTCTGGATTGCCGTTTATCTTGCCCTCGTTCTGGTGCCGCTTTTTGCCCTGTTGATCGGGCCGCGGCCGGCGGGCAGCGGTTTCTGGTGGGATCTTTCGCTGGCGCTGGGGTTCGCCGGCACCACCATGATGGCGGTGATGTTTTTTCTCACCGCCCGCTTCCAGCGGGCAACGGCTCCATTCGGCATTGACCTGGTCTACTATTTTCACCGCTGGATCTCTCTGGGCGCCGCGCTGTTCGTGGTGCTTCACCCCGTTCTGTTCGTGGTTCAGGACTCGTATGCCCTGCACATGTTTCACCCCGCGGTGATGGGCTGGGAGCTGTGGTCCGGAGTGGGGTCGGCGCTGGCGCTGGCGGCGATTATGGTGACCTCGCTGTGGCGCAAACCGTTGCGGATTCACTATGACGCATGGCGCGTATGGCATGCTCTGCTGGCTGTTATTGCGCTGGCGCTGGCGCTGGTGCACATTGCCGGAATCGGATATTACAGTGGGGAACCCTGGAAAAAAGGGTTGTGGCTGGTCATCGGCCTGAGCTGTGTGGCGGTCGTGGTTTATGTGCGGTTGATCAAGCCGACCGCGATGCTGAAGCGTCCCTGGCGGGTGACGGAGGTCATCGAGGAGCGGGGCAGCACCTGGACTCTCGTTCTGCGTCCCGAACACCATGCAGGATTTCTTTTTCTGCCGGGACAGTTCGCCTGGTTGACTTTGGAGCGCTCCCCTTTTGCCATGAAAGAGCATCCCTTCTCCATTGCCTCGAGCGCCGAGAACCCGCTCGAGCTGCGTTTCACCATTAAAGAGCTGGGCGATTTCACCCGCCGTATCGGTCAGATCAAGCGGGGAACCAAGGCCTGGATTGATGGGCCCTACGGCACTTTCAGCATCGACCGCATGCAGGCTCCGGGTTATGTTTTTGTTGCCGGCGGTGTTGGCATCGCACCGATCATGTCGATGCTGCGTACTCTCGATGAACGCGGCGACAAGCGGCCGCTGCAGCTTTTTTATGCCTATCATACCTGGGAGCGGTTGACGTTCCGTGAGGAACTTGAAGAGTTGCGTGGTCGTCTCGACCTGGATATTGTCTATGTTCTGAACGATCCGCCGTCGGACTGGGAAGGCGAAACAGGATATCTGACCGAGGACATTTTTGCCCGTCACCTTTGTGCTGGCCGTTCTCAGCTGGAATGTTTCATCTGCGGGCCGACTCCCATGATCGAAGTGGCGGAAAAATCTCTGGCGCACCAGGGGGTTCCCCGCGGTCAGATCCACTCGGAATTGTTCGACCTGGTTTAACCCGGAGTTTTTCCCGATTCGTGATGACAGGACGGTGTTATGCGTCTTCTTTTTGCCAAAATGCTGGCCTTGGTCAGCACGCTGTTGATTCTGCTGCTGGCAGTCATCTTTGCCTGGCTGCAAAATGCCTGACCTCTTCGCTTCCCGCAAGCGCCGCGGCTTAATGCTGCGGGAAGCGATTATTCTGTTTCTGACCGCAGCGCTTCTGCTTCTGGGGGGACTGTCAGCTCACGCACAGCAAGCGAGAGTCGAACTCAGGGTCGATGGAGTCCGCGACGATGCGCTGGCCAACGTGGAGCAGGCCCTGGAACTGCCCCGCGGGCTGGTGCGCGACGGGCGGATCAACAAACTGTGGCTGCGGCGTTTCGAACGACAGATCCCCGAGAAGGCGGCGCGCGCCCTGGAGCCTTTCGGCTATTATCAACCGGTCGTGGAAGTCGAGCGCGAGGAGTTCGAGCGTAACAGCGTGCGCCTGCGGGTGAAGGTCGACCCGGGGCCCGTGGTCAGGATCAAGGGGCGCCGACTGCTGATTGAAGGCGATGCCCCGCGGGTTCTTCGCAGCAGGCTCGATTCCTTTCCGCTGGCCCCGGGCGAGAGGCTGCTGCACGTTCCTTATGAAAAAGCCAAGGGTGAGCTGCTGGGAGTGGCGCTCGACCTGGGGTTTCTGGATGCCCGCTACACACGTCACGTCATCCGGGTCGATCCGCAGGAAAACAGCGCCGTACTTGAACTGACCCTCGATCCCGGCCCCCGTTACCATTTCGGGGACATCAGCCTTGAGGGCGCCCCCGATTATCCCGAGCGATTTCTGCGCCGCTATGTGGCGGTGCGCTCCGGCGATACCTTCTCCTACGACAGCCTCAGTGACACACAGCGCAATTTTCTCGACAGCGATCGTTTCCGCAACGTCGTTGTCAACCCCCGTAAGGACGAGGCGCGGGATAATCAGGTGCCCGTCGATATTCGGCTTGAGCCTTCCTCGCGCAAGCGCCTGCGTCCCGGCATCGGTTACGGCACCGACACCGGCGCGCGCATTTCTCTGCGCTACCAGGATGTCAACCTCTGGCACAAAGGGCATGAACTCGAACTTGAGGCCCTGCTGGCCGAACTGCGTCAGTCCGGTACTGCAGCCTACATTCTGCCCGGCTACCGCAATGTCGACACCATGTTCGCGCTGCGGGGCGGCTACCAGCGCGAGGATCTCGATCCCTATGAGACCGAGTACCTGTTTGCTGAAGCGGAGCGGATGGTCGGCTATACACAGGGGCGGCAATCGTCGGTTTACCTGCGTTATCAACTGGAAAAATCGACTGTCGGCGGAGAGAGCATTGACAGCAATTTTCTGATGCCCGGATTTCGCTACAGTCAGGTGCGCTTCGATCACCCGGTGCGACCGAGCAAGGGGTACCGCTATCGCTTTGAGACGCGCGGAACCTACAGCGGGTTGCTGTCAGACATTACCCTCGGCCAGATCCTCGGTGAGGGTAATCTGCTGGTGCGTCTGCCGTGGCGTAATTTTATCC
Protein-coding sequences here:
- a CDS encoding cation-transporting P-type ATPase, whose translation is MADKKKLSQDTQNTLWHARTVEDVRQTLNVPEEGLSDQEAAERLERYGPNQLPAPQRRGPLKRFFVQFHNLLIYVLLGAAMVTALMGHWLDFGVILGVVVVNALIGFIQEGKAEKALDSIRDMLSLHAYVERDGHRREVAAEELVPGDLVLLQAGDKVPADMRLIRVKDLRVDEALLTGESQAVAKQVDPVEEDAVLGDRLSMAYSGTVVTYGRASGVVVATGKQTEIGRISEMLTTVETISTPLLRKMDVFARRLTGAIILLGVGAFAFGMLARDYTMVEMFLATVGLIVAAIPEGLPAIITITLAIGVQRMARRKAIIRRLPAVETLGAVTVICSDKTGTLTRNEMMVRDVVCADASFEVEGDGYDPHGEVLRDGQSVEVSDYPLLGDLARVGLLCNDSTLDTDDNEQWRIHGDPTEGALLTLGLKLGLDAEREADDLPRTDAIPFESEHRFMATLHHDHEGNAFIFLKGAPERVLELCRRQRQGDEEVELDEDLWRDAAEKLAGNGRRVLALAWRQTDSDRHDLAFDDISEFTLLGLVGITDPPRPEAIEAVKRCRTAGIGVKMITGDHARTALAIGRDMGIGDGERVVTGAEIEDAADERLSEWVREVDVFARTSPEHKLRLVRALQANGEISAMTGDGVNDAPALKRADVGVAMGIKGTEVSKEASEMVLADDNFASIVDAVEEGRTVYDNIRKSITFILPTNGGEAFVLLAAIALGRVMPITPVQILWINMITAVTLALSLAFEPPEKDIMTRPPRPPKEPILSLFLGWRILYVSLILLAGTFGLYIYERETGADIEVARTVAVNTLVMFEAFYLLNCRYLHRSVVSREGLLGNRLALYAIGLVVVFQLLFTYAPPLQFLFSTAPLDGAAWLRVVLIASTVFFLVELEKVLFKGLHREARGLEPRREGEA
- a CDS encoding ferredoxin reductase family protein gives rise to the protein MILFCRAAFWIAVYLALVLVPLFALLIGPRPAGSGFWWDLSLALGFAGTTMMAVMFFLTARFQRATAPFGIDLVYYFHRWISLGAALFVVLHPVLFVVQDSYALHMFHPAVMGWELWSGVGSALALAAIMVTSLWRKPLRIHYDAWRVWHALLAVIALALALVHIAGIGYYSGEPWKKGLWLVIGLSCVAVVVYVRLIKPTAMLKRPWRVTEVIEERGSTWTLVLRPEHHAGFLFLPGQFAWLTLERSPFAMKEHPFSIASSAENPLELRFTIKELGDFTRRIGQIKRGTKAWIDGPYGTFSIDRMQAPGYVFVAGGVGIAPIMSMLRTLDERGDKRPLQLFYAYHTWERLTFREELEELRGRLDLDIVYVLNDPPSDWEGETGYLTEDIFARHLCAGRSQLECFICGPTPMIEVAEKSLAHQGVPRGQIHSELFDLV
- a CDS encoding autotransporter assembly complex protein TamA; translation: MPDLFASRKRRGLMLREAIILFLTAALLLLGGLSAHAQQARVELRVDGVRDDALANVEQALELPRGLVRDGRINKLWLRRFERQIPEKAARALEPFGYYQPVVEVEREEFERNSVRLRVKVDPGPVVRIKGRRLLIEGDAPRVLRSRLDSFPLAPGERLLHVPYEKAKGELLGVALDLGFLDARYTRHVIRVDPQENSAVLELTLDPGPRYHFGDISLEGAPDYPERFLRRYVAVRSGDTFSYDSLSDTQRNFLDSDRFRNVVVNPRKDEARDNQVPVDIRLEPSSRKRLRPGIGYGTDTGARISLRYQDVNLWHKGHELELEALLAELRQSGTAAYILPGYRNVDTMFALRGGYQREDLDPYETEYLFAEAERMVGYTQGRQSSVYLRYQLEKSTVGGESIDSNFLMPGFRYSQVRFDHPVRPSKGYRYRFETRGTYSGLLSDITLGQILGEGNLLVRLPWRNFIHLRMQFGTTIQDDPIENIPASLRFFAGGDYSVRGYGYQTLGPRNDEGEVVGGKHLLVGSVELEHRFSGNWAMAAFFDIGNAFNRFTYINAARSAGAGVRYYSPVGPVRLDLARQLGEDDPSWRLHVGIGLGW